TCGCGCGTGACAGTATCAGTGTACCGCTGCTTAAAACGCCAAGCACTCATCAATCCCATTAAATACCTATCATCTGTGCGTACGCTTGTGTTTGCTGCGTCATTAAATGTTGGTGCTGCAAGAGCCATTGCTTGTTGAGCGTTGCATTGTTTTGCACTGCATTTTGAATGAATTTTTCCAACCAATTAGCATCCACTTGAACCGGTGGGATTGAACGATAGTTGGAGTTCAAGCGCAACAGCTGACTGACATATTCAAGGTGTTTTTGTTCGGTAGCCAACGGCTGAATCCACTGTTTGTTCAGTTGATAGAGCTTCTGAATCAAGATATTTTTTGAAACCTGATTTGAAGACATTAAGACATACGTGACTCCCTGAGGGAAAGTCGCTAAGGCTTCTTCTAACTGAGCCTGCGATAACGTGGGCTGAATGGAAAGTTGTTCATCACATAGTGCTCGTAAAGTGGGTCGAATTGAGCATTGGTAAGCAACCTCATAGGCTGTTTTTATCGGCAATTCTTGACGTCCTACTTGGTTGATTAATTGTGCAAGAACTTTGCTCGAAAAGTAGGGCAGAAGCCAATCGGCTTTGCTGCCAAGTTCAATCCAAGTATCGGCATAGTCATCAATGGTAGTTCTATAAACTTGATGCCAGCGGATCGCTAAATGTGATTGCTGCGCATCTGGCAGAGTGTCTGCTTGGGCAAGCGCAAGGCGCTTTTTCGTGGCAGTGCTGGCGCTCGATAGAGCGTACAAGTGCGCAAGCTGTGCGTGTGACGTCAAGGCTGAATGTTCATATTCAGTGAGAGCTGATTTGTGAGTGTTCTGCTCAGCAGCAGTGCGACTGAAAGCTAGGTTGTCGATAATCACCCTGTCTTCATGGAGTGCAAAAACGTTGCGATCATCTGCACTGATCGTCATATTGAAATGTTGAAAATCAAAGCCAAATTTGGACAAAGTGACTAAGCACTCAGCCTTGATGATGGCATCTGATGCCTTTTCGCATGTTGAACGAACGTGTTCCGTCGACTTTGTATACTTCAAAAAGCCGAGAGCGCGAATGGTTGATGCCGTCGTTCGACGTTGATCTGAACTTTTTTGCTGTGCTAACAGTGGCAACAACGACTCACCAATGGTTGGATCTTCGCTTGCTGCAAGTGCGTGTAAACCGCACTCAATGACGTCAATTGAATCGCTATTGAGCACCTTGTGAACAAGAGGTGCTTTTAATAACTGTTTGGTTTTAGGAGCAACTTCTTCTTCCCAAAACCAGTAATTCAATTCCTGTGTCAGAGCACAAAAGTTGCTGTGCGAGAGACGTGCTATCAATACCTCCATGTAGTCCACATAAAGGCTACTTTCAGTGCCTCCCATGAGCCGAATAATATTGGCCATTAATGGTGGAGGAGAAAATTGAGGGTTGTTGAGCATTGCCTGTTCGATAACCCAGCTTGTAAGAACCTGAATGACTGGCGTATTGGAAACCGATAAGTGTTTATTGTTGAGTTTATAGTCGATTAGATATTGTGTGAGCTGAATGAGTTCATCATTAGAAATATGAGGACGTTGAGCGAGATAACCAAACAACTGCGAGTGACCTGCATTCACAAGGGAAGCAAGCGAGGGCGTTTCTGAAGCTCTCAGGTGATGACTTTGATTCACTATTTTGAGCGACGCAGAATTGACGTTTACGGCATGAATTTTGTTGCGCTCCAGCTTAGCGAAGCTAAGTTGCTTACCGTTTTTTAATGACACATTTAATGTGAGGTTCTGAGGGGGGGCATAAAACGCAAAATGAACTCGCTTTTGGTTGGATGATAGGAATGGTTGAGGCTTAGAATAGAGCGCTGTTTTTGATCGCTTTTGAGTGACGTTAGCGAGTTCGTATGTTAAATGCCAAGTACTCCCTTCACAGGCAAACATTGGAGTGCAAGCGAAAGAAACCCAGTTTCGTGTTGGCGAATGATTTACGTATAAGGAAAAGAAACCATTATTGTTGTTGAACGCAATGTCAATGAGCCCATCGTTATTGAAATCAGCGAGCGCCGCGCCGCGCGAAGAACGTTTGAGTGCCGGTAAAAGTGTTGCGTTTTGAGAATCAAACTGGCCGCTTTCGGTTTGGAGTTTAACGGTATTTAAACTGCCTTGAGGCTTGTATGGGCTATCGATATGACGACTGGTAAATCCGCGGCTAAATACAACATCTTCGATACCATCATTATTCAAATCTGAAATTAGAGTTGCCCATGACTGAGTGGCGTTGTCGAGATCAGTATTGAGCTGGGTGTTCCACGAAAGATCGGCTTTTGATTGAGCGCCCAAATCGTATAGTTGAGTGCCGCCAAATTCATGTTGAGTCAGAATCACCGAAGGAGACCCTGCCCAGTGAATTTGGGAAGCTTGTACAATTGGAGTTTTAATTGTTTGGAGCAGTTTCCGCAAGAAATTGGGCTTATACAATGATGCAATAGAATCGCCATTTTGAACATATGAATTCGACCCTGCAGCGTTGGCTACGTATAACCCCGATTCTTGCGAGTCGATGTGTTGGGCTCCGCTGAGTTGTGAAATAGGAACAATGGACAAGGTACGATCAAATGAGTCGAGCGACTCAAGGTTGCCAGTATTTTGGGGACTGAATCCTTTCTCAGGGCTGAGCAATATTTGATTTTGTTGGCCAGAATAATTGCGGGTGTCGAACTGCGAATGTCGTTGGTATCCATATTCTTGCGCTCCAACTTTCAGGTCGTTGGAAAATTCTGCGAAATTGGAAATGATGAGGTCGTCAATTCCATCGTTATTACCATCCCAAACTGTGGCCGACAAAGGCCAAGTTTGGCTGTTTTTCAATGGAATTGTGATGGCATGGAACGTTGGCGTGCCATCGTTGCTAAAAATCGTCAGCTGCCCTTGCTGAGTCAGCACCAGATCAGCGAATCCATCTTGATTGAAATCGCCTACGGCACAACCATATCCCTCAATTATTTGTGATTGCGATAATTTTTCTGTGGCATCGGTAAAGTAAGAGCCGCCCACATTTTGATATAGCTTGGAGCCTTGTTTTTGGTTCCACCAATGTTGTTTACCGTAGCGCCGAGTTTGGCCTTTGCCCCCAACAATAAATAAATCTTCAAAACCATCATTATTGAAGTCGAGAGCACAAACGCCGCTACCGAATGTGTCCTTCAACCCCGCGATTTCTGCGGCTCTGTGCTCGTGCTTAAAAGCAATGCCTTTGGAGACCGAAGACTCAATGAACTTGGCCGTAGGGACTGAGTTTGTTGAAACAGAGATTGGATCTGAAGGCTCTGTTTGAACCGAACTTTTATCAAGTTGTTGCACCACGAAAAAAGTGACCAAAACTGCAGCAATGGGTAGCCAAAATAAGGTGTGGTTTTTGTTGAATAGCTGAGTCACGTCTTGGCCTTCACTTGAATCTTCCATGAGCTCAGTAAAGTAACGGAATGCGCCTATTAAAAAAAGCTTTAACCACACAAGCGTTTTTTAATGTTCATAAAACAACCACTTTACTGTCACTATTTATTCGTAAGATTACGCTCGAGCATTTACTTTATTGATAGCACAAAAACACATAAGAATTGATTGTATTCTCATCGGTCCGTGCTATATTTCGCCAAAGTAAGAGGTATGTTCTGGAGCATTGAATGCCTCAAAGTGCGTCAACAGCACTGGGAATTTTTGTTTTGCAGCGCTTTGCAAAGCTGACTTTTAATAGAATGACAGGGATGTATTGCTTTATGGCAAACCTACCAAAAAATATTTTGGCGGTTCTTATCGCCTTCCAAACCATGCTGTTTTGTGGAGTGCTTCACGCTTCAGTGATTACCAATGGTGATTTTTCTTCTGGTTTAGATGGTTGGAATGACGCCAGCTCAACGGGAACTGTGGGCTCTGAAGGCGGTGCTGCTTACTTGCAGTCAGGTAGTGGGGTCTCTCCTTTTTCGTCCATTCTTGTTCAAGGTGACGACGGAAGTTTCTCGTTTAATGACGCTCTGCTGATTGCGGCTGATTATGAATATCTAACCTTCGATTTGTGGCAAATATCAGCAGACGTTGATGCCTCTGAAACAGGCGCTGCAAGCTTCGATGACTCTATCAGTTTGATAATTTATGACGCATTCGACTTTAATTACGATTTGTATTTGGCCCCCTTCGATGTCACCTCAGTACAAACTTCTTTTATGGTCGATATTACCAGCTTGATTGGTCGAAGCGTTGCGCTTTCATTTGAAGTGAGTGATGAGAATGACGGCTTTAATAGCAAATTTGGACTCGATAATGTGGCTTTTCTAAAGTCTATTGTGGGCCCAGTTCCTGTTTCTGAACCCAGCACGATTGCACTGTTTATGGTGATGTTGGTGTCTTTGGTCTTTGGAAATCGTAAGTTTAAAAAATAATAATTAGCTATTTGGATGTTGCTGATTCATTAAAACTTACTACTTTAAATTGTCACTGTTTATATCTTAAACAGACTTAAGGATGACTGTTGGTGCCGGCCCTAGGCTGGCGCTTTACATGGAGAGAAAAATTGAACATTTTCCAAACAAGCTACAAGTTTTTGTGGTTGGTGCTTATCTGTTTGTGCCCGTTCATGCCCACTTCATATGCTGCCGAAGCGATTGAAGGCTGGGATGAAAACTCACAACTTGAAGTCAGCCTCAGTAATCCTTCTCGAAATCGACGCTCTCCTGATGCGACAGTTGACATTACACTAAAAAACAACGGTGACGCTGATATTGCTGGCCCCGTTCGAGTTTTCGTGACCGATTTGAGCCCTGCTTCTGTTTCCTTGTCTGATGCAGACGGCCAAGAGTCAAGCACATCCTATTTTATGTTAGTGACGCCGTCACAAACTCTGAAAGCCGGAGAGTCCGCTCAAGTTCGTACTGTGACCGTTGCCGGTGGTGGTCGAGTGACGTTTGACATGAAGGCCAAGGCTTACATTCCAACTCCACCGAAGAGTTTAATTGTTGATATTACCTCCCCAAACACCTTGTTGACGGTGGGCACATCACCAGTATCGGTTTCCGGAACAATCAATAATGAACTTGCAGCGTTAACCTTAAATGGCGTGCCCGTGAGTCATACGAACGGCCAGTTTATGGCTGATGTAGAGCTCGAGGAAGGGTTCAATTCAATTGTTGCCAGAGCAACAACTTCAGCCGGTGAGCAAGTTACAGACTCCATTTCAGTGTCGTTGGATATGACACCGCCTTATTTAACTGTGGATTCGCATATAGATGGCGCAATCGTCTATACCGAAACCATTACAGTGACGGGACTCGTCAATGACATTGTTCGCGGGACTATTGAATCTGAACAAGCAAAAGTTCAGGTCAACGGTATTGACGCTATAGTTTCGAATCGAAGCTATTCCGCGCAAAATATAAAGCTTTCAGAAGGCCAGAATACGGTTGAAATTGTAGGTGTCGATGAGACCGGAAACCGTGCTTCTATCTCCTTTGCGGTTCAGTATAAAAAGCCGCTTGGACGACGCCTCGTTCTCATTTCAGGTCAAGATCAAACCGCAAATATTGGTGATATCTTACCTACGCCTTTAACGGTTCAGGTGGTGAATGATGCTGATGAACCCGTGGTTGGCGAATCTATCGTATTTCGAGTGATGCAAGGCTCAGGCATCGTCGGTGTTGATACGCCGAATGTTGGTCGAGCGGTTGTTGTATCAACCAACGACAGCGGTTTAGCAAGCACAAAATTCCAGCTTGGTGCTCGCACCGGTGTATCCAACCACAAAGTTAAAGCCGCAGCAGTAGGCTACGACGATGACGTTATTTTTAATGCCTCGGCGAACAGTGTTGTCGCTGACAAGATCAGCGTGAACTCGGGCAACAATCAACGTGGCATGGTGAATCAAGCGTTGCCCGCGCCGTTTGTTGTTGCGGTGACCGATAACGGTGCCAATACGGTGAAAGGGGCACGCGTTCGCTATGAAGTGATTACTGGCGACGGTGTTTTCCAAAACGGCGAGTCAAGCTTTGAGACTATCACGGATAGTGATGGCCGAGCTTCTGCACAATTGACGTTGGGAGAGCTAGAAGGCTTAGATGCGCAGAAAGTTGAGGCAATCTTAATTGACTCTCCGATTGGCGTGCAGCTCTTAGCTGGATTCTCAGCCACAGCATTTGCCGCTGCTGATGCCGGTAATACCAGCGTTTCTGGAGTGGTGTTGGATAACCAAGATACACCGCTTCCAAACGTAACAGTCCGTATTGAAGATACCGACCGTCTCGCGCTAACCGATTCGCAAGGACGCTTTGTGATTGAACAAGCGCCGGTCGGCCCTGTCCATATTATTGTGGATGGCTCAACCACAACGGTCAGAGGTGAATTTCCAACATTGAGTTATCACCTAGTGACCGTTGCCGGTGTTGATAACCCAATGTCTAGCCCTGTTTACATGGTCAAGCTTGATACGCTAAACGGCAAAATGGCGGGGCGCGAAGATATTGTGCTGACGCTGGATAATTATCCAGGGTTTAAGTTGGAAGTCGCCAAAGATTCAGTCACATTCCCTGATGGCAGCCGAGAAGGCATTGTGTCCGTGACAGCGGTGAATGCCTCTAAAGTTCCAATGGCGCCGCCAAATGGAATGCAGCCTCAATTTATTGTAACAATTCAACCCGTGGGCGCCACATTCTCGCCAGCTGCAAAACTGACATTACCGAACGTTGACGGTCATGCGCCGGGTGCTCAAGTTGAGATGTATTCGTTTGACCATGACTTAGAAGAATTTGTTTCCATTGGTCTAGGTTCGGTCAGTGAGGATGGCTCGGTCGTGTCGTCAAATCCAGGTGTGGGTGTCGTCAAAGCAGGTTGGCATTGTGGTTCACAGCCAGGTGGCTCGGGCACGGCTCACAACTGCCCTACATGTCAAAAGTGTGAAGGTAGCTCGTGCGTTAGAGATCCTGCGCAAGACAATAATGAACGTCCTGCCGATCAGCAAACGCCAGGCGACTGTAAAACAAATCTCTGTAAAGGTAACCGCGCAGAGCCGGGCGATATTCCACAAAATGACGTCCAGTTCGATTGCCGTAAACCCGGGTGTGAGGGCGATAAGCCTGTCCATGATGTGCCTGACGATAACGATATCAGCGAAGACGATAAGAAATGTAGTACCTGCTCTGGCGGCGATAAAATTGTTGATAAGGACAAAGAAGGTGCCAAGTGTAGCGGCGGAGACACAACCAAAGCCTGCTATACCTGCAAGAAGGGCTCTTGTGGAAACCACTGTGATGCAAGCAGTGTAACTAAAAAGTACACGACGACTGCGCCCGCTGGGTTCGACAAAATTATTTCTGGATTCGTCGACAAAGTAAACGCTGTGCCTCAGGTTGTAATGTCATACGGTGGCGTTGCGATATCAGGCTATGTCATTGAAGGCGAGCATTGTTGTACAGATTGCAGTAAAGGATTGAACGCCGTTCCATATCAAATAACGGGTGGGGAGGTTGGCGGCAATGCGACCATCACAGCTGCAGGCGCGGGAATTGCCGTGAATATTGGCCCTAAATATTTTGCTGGATTTCAGGTGAAAGCGAAGGTTGTGCTTTCTCCTTTAGCAGGTGAAGCAGTTGTTGCACTCTCTGGAAAAGGCGAATCTGAAAAGGTTTCAACCTGCCAAGAGGCTGATTGTTCTGAAGTCAGTATTCAAGCAGGCGTTAACCTAGCTGTGGGGGCAATCGGAGACGTGAGCGGTAAAGTTGAATATTGTGATACTCCTTCAGATTGTGACATCGAATTATTTTCAGCAAGGGGACGTGCCGAAGCAACAGGCAACCTAGCAATTCAATTGAAAGGTAACACCTTTCTCGGAGAGTCTTGCCCAGCAGGAGACATTAGTGCGGATATCGGAAAGTTCAGTTTACTTGTTCGAGCATTAGTGAGTGGTTCGGTCGGCCTTTATAGTTTCGAAGAAGAAATTAAAAAAGAACTCGTTTTGTATGAAGGCATTTAGTAACAGGTTTAAGCGTGAAAATTTCTAATTCTCGGTCGTTTATATTCTTGAAAGTTGTCGGGGCTTTTTTTTTGAGCGTTATCATCGGGAAGGTGTGGGTCTCAGATAGCTTAAATACAACCGGCATTGTTATTTCAACAATATTGGGCGCGTTGATGTTGTCTCTTATATTGCTGTCATGGGTGATTGAACTGCGCCCGGGTAAGATAATTTCAACGCTTGGTATTCCAGGGGTAAAACGCACCAAGATTTATAACAACATCAAGTGTGTTCGCTTAGGAGTTGACTCTCAAAATGTTCAGGGGCGCGGAAGCAACATTGTGATGACGGTGACGGCGGAAATGAGCGATGGCGTTGGACGTATTGCTTTGAAGGGTAACTTTCCATCTAAAGATGAAAAGAACCTAGATCAATATGGGGTAAAGCTCTCGGAAATTTTGGGCGTTCCTATTGAGGTCGAACCTAGGTTCAAACTTGTATATGAAGGTCGCTTCGGACATGCGCCTCGAATCAATTAATTTGAGATAACTATGAAAACTCTTTGCATGCTAATTGTTGTTTTATTTTCTGCGAATTTATTTGCGGGCGATATATATATTGAAAAAGATAATAAAGGGAATCCGTTGTTAGTGGTGTCAGTCCAAAATGAGTTGGTCACTGAGAAAATCTCGATTGGAAAACTTTCATCCAAAGCGAATACCTCGCCGTTAGCTGTATTGAATGATTTTTATTATTGGGCTTATAGAAATGACATCAAGCAACTGATGTCTCTTTTTTCAAAAACTGATGGCAGCTATATTCGCCTGGAAAATAAAGCTCAGGATGGAAAGTCGCCCTATAACAACTTTTCAAAATTAACTGACGTTAACGTGAATGAGCAGTTCTCATGGGGAACCTATTCTATTTACAGCGTGACTTGGATTGTGGGTTCTAAAAATTACCAATGGCTTGATGCGATTAATTGCAAT
This genomic window from Echinimonas agarilytica contains:
- a CDS encoding FG-GAP repeat domain-containing protein — its product is MEDSSEGQDVTQLFNKNHTLFWLPIAAVLVTFFVVQQLDKSSVQTEPSDPISVSTNSVPTAKFIESSVSKGIAFKHEHRAAEIAGLKDTFGSGVCALDFNNDGFEDLFIVGGKGQTRRYGKQHWWNQKQGSKLYQNVGGSYFTDATEKLSQSQIIEGYGCAVGDFNQDGFADLVLTQQGQLTIFSNDGTPTFHAITIPLKNSQTWPLSATVWDGNNDGIDDLIISNFAEFSNDLKVGAQEYGYQRHSQFDTRNYSGQQNQILLSPEKGFSPQNTGNLESLDSFDRTLSIVPISQLSGAQHIDSQESGLYVANAAGSNSYVQNGDSIASLYKPNFLRKLLQTIKTPIVQASQIHWAGSPSVILTQHEFGGTQLYDLGAQSKADLSWNTQLNTDLDNATQSWATLISDLNNDGIEDVVFSRGFTSRHIDSPYKPQGSLNTVKLQTESGQFDSQNATLLPALKRSSRGAALADFNNDGLIDIAFNNNNGFFSLYVNHSPTRNWVSFACTPMFACEGSTWHLTYELANVTQKRSKTALYSKPQPFLSSNQKRVHFAFYAPPQNLTLNVSLKNGKQLSFAKLERNKIHAVNVNSASLKIVNQSHHLRASETPSLASLVNAGHSQLFGYLAQRPHISNDELIQLTQYLIDYKLNNKHLSVSNTPVIQVLTSWVIEQAMLNNPQFSPPPLMANIIRLMGGTESSLYVDYMEVLIARLSHSNFCALTQELNYWFWEEEVAPKTKQLLKAPLVHKVLNSDSIDVIECGLHALAASEDPTIGESLLPLLAQQKSSDQRRTTASTIRALGFLKYTKSTEHVRSTCEKASDAIIKAECLVTLSKFGFDFQHFNMTISADDRNVFALHEDRVIIDNLAFSRTAAEQNTHKSALTEYEHSALTSHAQLAHLYALSSASTATKKRLALAQADTLPDAQQSHLAIRWHQVYRTTIDDYADTWIELGSKADWLLPYFSSKVLAQLINQVGRQELPIKTAYEVAYQCSIRPTLRALCDEQLSIQPTLSQAQLEEALATFPQGVTYVLMSSNQVSKNILIQKLYQLNKQWIQPLATEQKHLEYVSQLLRLNSNYRSIPPVQVDANWLEKFIQNAVQNNATLNKQWLLQHQHLMTQQTQAYAQMIGI
- a CDS encoding PEP-CTERM sorting domain-containing protein (PEP-CTERM proteins occur, often in large numbers, in the proteomes of bacteria that also encode an exosortase, a predicted intramembrane cysteine proteinase. The presence of a PEP-CTERM domain at a protein's C-terminus predicts cleavage within the sorting domain, followed by covalent anchoring to some some component of the (usually Gram-negative) cell surface. Many PEP-CTERM proteins exhibit an unusual sequence composition that includes large numbers of potential glycosylation sites. Expression of one such protein has been shown restore the ability of a bacterium to form floc, a type of biofilm.), encoding MPQSASTALGIFVLQRFAKLTFNRMTGMYCFMANLPKNILAVLIAFQTMLFCGVLHASVITNGDFSSGLDGWNDASSTGTVGSEGGAAYLQSGSGVSPFSSILVQGDDGSFSFNDALLIAADYEYLTFDLWQISADVDASETGAASFDDSISLIIYDAFDFNYDLYLAPFDVTSVQTSFMVDITSLIGRSVALSFEVSDENDGFNSKFGLDNVAFLKSIVGPVPVSEPSTIALFMVMLVSLVFGNRKFKK
- a CDS encoding carboxypeptidase-like regulatory domain-containing protein; translation: MPTSYAAEAIEGWDENSQLEVSLSNPSRNRRSPDATVDITLKNNGDADIAGPVRVFVTDLSPASVSLSDADGQESSTSYFMLVTPSQTLKAGESAQVRTVTVAGGGRVTFDMKAKAYIPTPPKSLIVDITSPNTLLTVGTSPVSVSGTINNELAALTLNGVPVSHTNGQFMADVELEEGFNSIVARATTSAGEQVTDSISVSLDMTPPYLTVDSHIDGAIVYTETITVTGLVNDIVRGTIESEQAKVQVNGIDAIVSNRSYSAQNIKLSEGQNTVEIVGVDETGNRASISFAVQYKKPLGRRLVLISGQDQTANIGDILPTPLTVQVVNDADEPVVGESIVFRVMQGSGIVGVDTPNVGRAVVVSTNDSGLASTKFQLGARTGVSNHKVKAAAVGYDDDVIFNASANSVVADKISVNSGNNQRGMVNQALPAPFVVAVTDNGANTVKGARVRYEVITGDGVFQNGESSFETITDSDGRASAQLTLGELEGLDAQKVEAILIDSPIGVQLLAGFSATAFAAADAGNTSVSGVVLDNQDTPLPNVTVRIEDTDRLALTDSQGRFVIEQAPVGPVHIIVDGSTTTVRGEFPTLSYHLVTVAGVDNPMSSPVYMVKLDTLNGKMAGREDIVLTLDNYPGFKLEVAKDSVTFPDGSREGIVSVTAVNASKVPMAPPNGMQPQFIVTIQPVGATFSPAAKLTLPNVDGHAPGAQVEMYSFDHDLEEFVSIGLGSVSEDGSVVSSNPGVGVVKAGWHCGSQPGGSGTAHNCPTCQKCEGSSCVRDPAQDNNERPADQQTPGDCKTNLCKGNRAEPGDIPQNDVQFDCRKPGCEGDKPVHDVPDDNDISEDDKKCSTCSGGDKIVDKDKEGAKCSGGDTTKACYTCKKGSCGNHCDASSVTKKYTTTAPAGFDKIISGFVDKVNAVPQVVMSYGGVAISGYVIEGEHCCTDCSKGLNAVPYQITGGEVGGNATITAAGAGIAVNIGPKYFAGFQVKAKVVLSPLAGEAVVALSGKGESEKVSTCQEADCSEVSIQAGVNLAVGAIGDVSGKVEYCDTPSDCDIELFSARGRAEATGNLAIQLKGNTFLGESCPAGDISADIGKFSLLVRALVSGSVGLYSFEEEIKKELVLYEGI